Proteins from a genomic interval of Bacteroidota bacterium:
- a CDS encoding T9SS type A sorting domain-containing protein: MKFRKFEDLPSGFLPTIFETPKYNVPIVEDFDDPQIVYSTSVSGGTCSAGYDQIIWSQDGGNSFSQYNNYCAFGNVYDITQSHGSPNNILYVCSKGIGGGGVSISCLYFKDHDNIWSPISTLPTGINPDYIITTVETDPNDAERVWIGLGRYGSNTIGRIHYSENSGDTWASVSNGLNGDLPINCLLYVSEISTLFCGTDIGVYYLEDNTTEWQPFGGNLPFVIISDLKYNSTSHELIAATYGRGLWRIQIHCDDFTFFPINPAGNWNGLEQTVNDIIEIPPGAVLTIDNCNLSFTPCSKIIVMPGGKLIINNSTLKSLADRFWGGIIVRGDRNNPQTIDPQTSLPFFQGILELENTTIENAYSAVEIADNYQNHGGIIKAESSTFKNCRKMVGFGSYSYPNSSYFYNCSFTCTGPLVDDNFDNKGTNQFVSMWDVHGIEFRGCTFKNEGDYGIYSDDNRGTGIFTIDASFNVYPMDDPNTAIEPCDLPDGERNKFINLAVGISTSSSVGIQNDVKILDNDFINCRNGIESRNDIGNIIFGNIFEWKNGFYLSNEGEELALLGSPIGIYTESSIDFLAMSNQFIWENGLTGIPPTAIETQNPYHGVFAGIYTSNSDVQQTTNYSKILKNTFDRQTTNAEKYVVGNYINGTNTKLLIPCNTYTNLNEDDWYIQENSTLNDQAKNVFTYYNPLNSFSITHNCNTSYKIYNHSFNSPIYYYNSLFTGDLCFNNVAFNQWPDYPCDNDITQCDVYSFWNGWDGEPPSGDEDNLPGLKEGNDKDPNQDNIFKLIYSNSFEEADQLILKWHPENDEEGHLKSLVLLTKSIYSDNRNWNNLLDIEIENLHNLTQFEDQAGLMSRQLLTYFTDYDFPPKILIINKSSEQPNVPVNIINLKIKDEISFDIYPNPTNNQFTIEYRLPAEMHSAVITIFDLSGKKVREFNLTENQGSLSVSKLEVGEAGMYQCIISLDENQKQVKKVLIIE; encoded by the coding sequence ATGAAATTTAGAAAATTTGAAGACCTTCCAAGTGGATTTCTTCCAACAATATTCGAAACCCCAAAATATAATGTCCCTATTGTAGAAGATTTTGATGATCCGCAAATTGTCTATTCAACATCAGTTTCAGGTGGAACATGTTCGGCTGGTTATGATCAAATTATTTGGTCTCAAGATGGTGGGAATTCTTTTAGTCAGTACAATAATTATTGCGCATTTGGAAATGTATATGATATAACACAGAGTCATGGCTCTCCCAATAACATTTTATACGTCTGCTCAAAAGGAATAGGTGGAGGTGGAGTATCAATATCCTGTTTGTATTTTAAAGATCACGATAATATCTGGAGTCCTATCTCAACCTTACCTACAGGAATAAATCCAGATTACATTATTACCACAGTTGAAACAGATCCAAATGATGCAGAGCGCGTTTGGATCGGATTAGGAAGATATGGGAGTAATACAATTGGTCGTATTCATTATTCAGAGAATTCGGGAGATACCTGGGCAAGTGTGTCAAATGGCCTGAATGGTGATTTACCAATTAACTGTTTATTATATGTGAGTGAAATATCCACATTGTTTTGCGGAACTGATATTGGCGTTTATTATCTTGAAGATAATACAACAGAATGGCAACCTTTTGGAGGTAATCTTCCATTTGTAATAATCAGTGACCTAAAATACAATTCAACAAGTCATGAACTCATTGCTGCAACCTATGGGCGTGGCTTATGGCGCATTCAAATTCATTGTGATGATTTTACTTTCTTCCCTATTAACCCTGCTGGTAACTGGAATGGTCTGGAGCAAACTGTAAATGATATTATTGAAATTCCTCCTGGAGCAGTATTAACTATTGATAATTGCAATCTCAGTTTTACACCTTGTTCAAAAATTATCGTTATGCCCGGTGGAAAGTTAATCATTAATAATTCAACATTAAAATCTCTTGCTGATCGTTTTTGGGGAGGAATTATAGTCAGAGGAGATAGAAATAATCCACAAACAATTGACCCACAGACATCTTTGCCTTTTTTTCAAGGTATCCTGGAACTTGAAAATACAACAATCGAAAACGCTTATTCAGCAGTTGAAATTGCTGATAATTACCAAAATCATGGAGGTATTATAAAGGCCGAAAGTTCAACTTTTAAAAATTGCAGAAAAATGGTTGGATTTGGTTCTTATTCTTATCCTAATAGTAGTTATTTCTATAATTGTTCCTTCACATGTACTGGACCTTTAGTGGATGACAACTTCGATAATAAAGGTACCAACCAATTTGTATCCATGTGGGATGTACATGGTATCGAATTCAGGGGTTGCACTTTCAAAAATGAAGGGGATTATGGGATTTATAGTGATGACAATAGAGGAACTGGAATTTTTACAATTGATGCAAGTTTCAATGTTTATCCAATGGATGATCCAAATACTGCTATTGAGCCATGTGACCTTCCTGATGGGGAAAGAAACAAATTCATTAATTTAGCTGTTGGAATAAGTACATCTAGTTCTGTAGGTATTCAAAATGATGTTAAAATTCTTGACAATGATTTCATTAACTGTCGTAATGGTATTGAATCTAGAAATGATATTGGAAATATTATTTTTGGAAACATATTTGAATGGAAGAATGGCTTTTATTTAAGCAATGAAGGTGAGGAGCTCGCCCTTCTTGGTAGCCCAATAGGTATTTATACTGAATCGTCTATTGACTTTTTGGCAATGAGTAACCAATTTATTTGGGAGAATGGATTAACTGGTATTCCTCCCACTGCAATTGAAACTCAAAATCCTTATCATGGGGTATTTGCAGGTATATACACTAGCAATTCTGATGTACAACAAACCACAAACTATTCCAAAATATTGAAAAACACTTTTGACAGGCAAACAACCAATGCTGAAAAATATGTTGTTGGCAATTATATCAACGGTACAAATACAAAACTACTAATTCCATGTAATACGTATACAAACCTAAATGAAGATGATTGGTATATACAAGAAAATTCGACTTTAAATGATCAGGCAAAAAATGTCTTTACTTATTATAACCCATTGAATTCATTTAGTATAACTCATAATTGCAACACTTCATATAAGATATATAATCATAGTTTTAACAGCCCAATTTACTATTATAATTCCCTTTTTACAGGTGATCTATGTTTTAACAATGTAGCATTTAACCAGTGGCCTGATTATCCATGTGATAATGATATTACCCAATGTGATGTTTATAGTTTCTGGAATGGTTGGGATGGTGAACCACCAAGTGGTGATGAAGATAATCTTCCCGGTTTGAAGGAGGGAAATGATAAGGATCCCAATCAGGATAATATTTTTAAATTGATTTATTCAAACAGCTTCGAAGAAGCGGACCAATTGATTTTGAAATGGCATCCTGAAAATGATGAAGAAGGCCACCTAAAAAGCCTTGTATTGCTTACAAAATCTATTTATTCTGACAACAGGAACTGGAATAACTTACTTGATATCGAGATTGAAAACCTACACAACCTCACCCAATTTGAAGATCAGGCGGGATTAATGTCTCGTCAGCTTTTGACTTATTTTACAGATTATGACTTCCCTCCTAAAATCCTGATCATAAATAAATCATCTGAACAACCTAATGTGCCAGTTAATATCATAAATTTGAAGATTAAAGATGAAATTAGCTTTGATATTTATCCAAACCCGACTAATAATCAGTTTACGATTGAATACAGGCTTCCTGCTGAAATGCACAGTGCTGTTATTACCATTTTTGATTTAAGTGGTAAAAAAGTAAGGGAATTTAATCTCACCGAAAATCAGGGTAGCTTAAGTGTCAGTAAATTGGAAGTAGGAGAAGCTGGTATGTATCAATGCATAATATCATTGGATGAAAATCAGAAACAAGTTAAAAAGGTATTGATTATTGAGTAA